The Sulfitobacter guttiformis genome segment ACGCCCTTGTCATGGCGCAGGGGCAGGAAAACACGGCACGGCAAGACCTGAGCTTTATCGAGAAAGCTTCTTTCGCTGCGCAATTGGCCGCCCAAAACTACGAGCGCCAGACGATTGCCGATGCGCTGTCGATTGATCTGCCGATGGTTTCGCGGATGCTCAAGGTTGGCACTGCTTTCCCCCTGCCCTTCTTGCGGCAGATTGGGTCTGCACCTGGGATCGGTCGCGACCGCTGGATGGCGCTGGCCAAGGCGCTGGAGGACAACAACAGCCGCGGGCACACAACCGCTCTGATGAACACGCCCGAATTCGGCGCGCTGGGATCAGATGCACGGTTCGAGGCGGTGTTCGAGCGCGCCGCCCGTGTCACCCCTGCCGCACCCAGGATCACCCCAAAACCGCGCACCCTGCGCGGCATCAACGGCAAGGCTTTGGCCGATATAAAATCAACATCCAAGGGAGTCACCCTGACCATAAGTGCAAAAGGCGCTGAAGGGTTTGACACATGGGTCGACGGCAATGCCGAGACGTTGCTGCAAGAGCTTCACGACCGCTGGCAACAACAGCGGCGCGAGGACTGAGGAAGTAGTAATAACAAAAAGAAAGGCACGACCCTAAGGACAAAAAGAAAAAGCCCCCCAGGATTACTCCCGGAAGGCCATTCTCGATCTTTGCACATCTGAGATAGCCGCCTCCGGAAACTCTGTCAACTCTGCATCACGGTGCAGGGGCGGATGCTTATTGTCTTTCGTGAAAATCCGATGAAACACTCCCACCAAACGTCGTTTGGGCGGCACATCTCGGCTGTCCCTATCAAACCCAAATCCGTTGTTTCCGACGCTATGGTTGAAAGCGCGGAGCAATGGGACAAATGGCATCTCCTCACCGCGCTGACCCAAGCTGCAGAGGAGTTTGGGCTGACCCACAGAAGCATCGCAGTCCTGCGCGCCCTGCTCAGCTTTCATCCCACGCGGGCGATCGGCATCACACCCCACAGCGCCATCGTGTTTCCCGCGAACAACACATTGTCACAGCGCCTTGGCGGTATGCCCGAAAGCACGTTGCGCCGCCATCTGGCCACGCTGGTCAGCACCGGTATTGTCAGCCGCCGTGACAGCGCAAATCGTAAACGGTTTGCAAGGGCAGCCTCAGGCGGCACACGCCTTGCTTTCGGTTTTGACCTGTCACCACTGGCACGGCTGGCAACAGATATCATGGCCGCCAGCGAGGCCGCACAGGCCAGGCGCACACACTTGCAAACCTTGCGTGCCGAACTTGCCGCTTTGCGTCAGGAAGCGATTGACCACAGCGGGCCGGATACAATGACTGATACCGCATTCAAACTACTGCGCCGCAAGCCCGATGAAAAAACGCTAAAGGCCGCAATTAGTGATCTACAAATTCGCGCTGACACAATAAAAACGAGCGCCGCTGACGCCCAAAATGAGCGGCACATACAACCTGAATCTAAAATATATTCAAAACTAGAACAGCAGTTGGATCAATGTAACACAACACAAGAACCTTCTTTTGAGGCAGTGGTTGGATCATGCACAGAGTACCTGAGCTTTTTTCCAGAGCCTGTGCGAAACTGGCATGACCTGTCTCGGGTTGCCTACGCGCTGGGGCCGATGATGGGAATAGACAGACCTACTTTGGAGCAAGCCAGCCGGCAGATGGGGCAGCGGCACGCAATCGTCGCTGTTTTATGCATCCTTGAAAATCTGGAGCGTATTGGAAATCCCGGCGGGTATCTTATGCGACTGGTCCAGCAATCCCGTGAGGGGCAACTGGACCTCGCAACGCTTCTTAACCAACGCACATTGCTGAAATGATCAGGAATTGTCAGCTGACAATCTGTATTATACATGTATTACAAAGGCTTGCATATTTAATGTCGTCAAAGATAGGCGGCTTCGACTATAAATTCCACCTTGAGTTCGGGGCGCGCCAGCTTTGCCTCGCCGCACGCGCGGGTAGGGGCATGGCCTGCGGGCACCCACGCATTCCAGACCTCATTGAGGCCCGCAAAGTCCTTCATATCGGCCAGCCATATTGTAACGCGCAATATATGCTCGCGCGAAGATCCGGCTTCTACCAGAAGCGCGTCAATCTTGGCCAGACAGGCACGGACCTGATCCTGTATTGTGTCGCCTTCTGCTACCTGTCCTGTAAGGTAGGCAACGCCGTTGTATTTCACGATTTTAGAAGAGCGTTGGCCGGGTTCGATGCGTTCAATCATAGATGTGTCCTGTAAGTTGAAAGTAATACATATGTATGGCTACGGACTGTGCGATAGGCAATCGGGCCTTCACGCGCAGTCGAGGGTGGTAATCTTCAACATCGCGTTGAGCACGAAGGCGCAGCACAGGCATGGTCAAAATTTAAGCGTTTTCTCGAAGTTCAAAAATATACTTCAACCCTAAAATATATTTGCTTGAAATAAATTCATTGCCGTCATAGCCTGAATTCAAATCAGTGGGAGCGAGGGTGGATGATGCGTATTGCGTGCCTTGGAGGCGGACCAGCAGGTTTGTATTTTGCGATCTCGACCAAATTACGAACCCCTGATGCAGAGGTGGTCGTCTTTGAGCGCAACAAGCCCGATGACACCTTTGGCTGGGGTGTGGTGCTGTCTGACGAGACACTTGCCAACCTCGAAGCGAACGACCCGGTCAGTGCCTCAGAAATCCGCGCCAATTTCGCCTATTGGGATGATATCGCCCTGTTGCACAAAGGCCAAAAACTGGTGTCCAGTGGCCATGGTTTTTGCGGCATCGGGCGTAAGACGATGCTGATTATTCTGTACAAGCGTGCGCAAGAGCTGGGTGTTGATCTGCGCTTTGAGACGGAGGTGGGCAAGGCCTCTGATTACATGAGCGAATTCGATGTTGTCGTGGCCTGTGATGGTCTGAATTCCAAAACACGGATGGAGTTCAAAGAGACATTCAAACCCGATATCGACACCCGCCTGTGCCAGTTTGTCTGGCTGGGGACGCGTCAGAAGTTCGATGATGCGTTCACGTTCATTTTTGAGGAAACGGAAAAAGGCTGGATCTGGGTCCATGCGTACCAGTTTGATGCGGACACCGCGACATTCATCGTGGAATGCAGCCAGAGCACGTTTGACGCCTACGGGTTTGGCGAAATGAGCCAGCAAGAAAGCATCGCGGTCTGTGAGGAAATATTCAAGGACCACCTCGGCGGTCACTCCCTGATGACAAACGCCAATCACGTCCGCGGTTCTGCATGGATACGGTTTCCGCGTGTGTTGTGCGAAAAGTGGAGCCATAAGAATGTTGTGCTGCTCGGTGATGCCTCTGCGACCGCGCATTTCTCGATCGGCTCGGGGACCAAGCTGGCGCTGGAAAGTGCAATCGCACTCGCCGAGGATATCGCAACACAGCCCACGCTCGACGCAGCATTCGCAAATTACGAGGACAAGCGGCGAATGGAAGTATTGCGCCTGCAATCGGCGGCGCGCAATTCGGTCGAGTGGTTCGAGGATGTAGAGCGCTACGTACATCTCGATCCGGTGCAGCTTAATTACTCCATGCTCACCCGCTCACAGCGGATCAGCCACGAGAATCTGCGCGCGCGTGATCCCGCATGGCTGGCCTCTGCCGAAGAGTGGTTCATGACGCAGGCGGGGGGCACCTCGAACGGGCCTGCACGAGCGCCGATGTTTGCTCCGTTTCGCCTGCGTGATATGCATCTGAAAAACCGTATCGTCGTCTCGCCGATGGCGCAGTACAAAGCAGTGGAGGGCGCGCCCACCGACTGGCATCTGATCCACTACGGCGAACGTGCAAAAGGCGGTGCGGCGCTCGTTTATACCGAAATGACATGCGTGTCCGCGCAGGGGCGCATCACGCCGGGGTGTCCGGGGCTTTATGCGCCAGAACATCGCGACGCTTGGGCGCGGCTAAACACATTCATCCATGCCGAGACGGAGGCAAAGACCTGTTGTCAGATCGGCCACGCAGGGCGCAAAGGATCGACGCGCATTGGCTGGGAGGGGATGGACCAGCCGCTGGCGCAGGGAAACTGGCCGCTGCTGTCGGCCTCGCCGATTCCGTGGTCGGACCAGAATGCAGTGCCAAAAGCGATGGACCGCGACGATATGGATGCCGTTAAGGCAGAGTTTGTTACTGCGGCGCACATGGCGCAGGAGGCTGGCTTTGACATGATCGAGTTGCATGCCGCGCATGGCTATTTGATCTCATCGTTTATCTCGCCGCTCTCGAACAATCGGAACGATGAATATGGCGGCAGTCTTGAGAACCGTATGCGCTATCCACTAGAGGTTTTTGCAGCGATGCGCGCGGTTTGGCCGGCGGCCAAGCCGATGTCGGTACGCATCTCCGCCAGCGACTGGGCCGGTGATGATGGTGTGACTGCGGACGAGGCGGTGCAGATCGCCGCGCTGTTCGAGGCGGCTGGCGCGGACATCATCGACGTGTCTGCGGGCCAGACCTCGACCAGTGCAAAACCGGTCTACGGCCGGATGTTCCAGACGCCGTTTTCTGACCGGATCCGAAACGAGGCCGGGATCAAGACTATGGCGGTGGGCAACATCTATGAGGCAGACCACGTCAACTCGATCCTGATGGCCGGACGAGCAGATCTGGTGTGCATCGGACGGCCGCATCTGGCTGATCCTTACTGGACGTTTCATGCTGCCGCCGCCGTTGGCGATCGCCACGAGGTCTGGCCGCTGCCCTATGATGCGGGGCGCGATCAGGCGTGGCGACTGGCTGACCGCGAAGCCGAAGTGGCGGGTCGCGTATGAGCCGCGTTCTGGTCACTGGCGGCGGGTCGGGCATCGGGCGCGCTGTCGCGCTCGATTTTGCGGCACAGGGGCATGACGTTACCATCGCCGGCCGGCGAATGGATGCGCTGGAGGAAACGGCGCAGGGCACAAAAATGAACTGCCATGCCGTGGACATCACGGACGAGGCGGCGGTGCGCGCACTGTTCGATACGCCTTTTGACATCGTCGTGGCCAATGCCGGAACGGGGGCTGCAATGCGGGTGGCCGATACGCCGCTGGACGTGTGGCAGAACACGCTTGCCGTCAATCTGACAGGGGTATTCCTGACCTTCCGCGAAGCGCTGCGCGGAATGGGGCAGGGGGGGCGTCTTATCGCGCTCGCCTCTACGGCGAGCCTAAAGGGCGGTGCGAATATCGCGGCCTATGCGGCGGCAAAGCATGGCGTTCTGGGCCTTGTACGCTCTCTCGCCATTGAGGTGGCGCGGGACGGGATCACCTGTAACGCGGTCTGTCCCGGTTTTGTGGACACAGAAATGGGGCAGGCGGCCGTGACAGGCGTGATGGAACGCTTAGATACCCCCCGCGACAAGGCCGAGCGGATGGTCGTTTCGGGCAATCCGATGCGCCGCATGATTACAACTGATGAGGTGACAGCGGCTGTACGCTTCCTCGCGTCGCCAGAGGCATCGATGGTCAACGGTCACGCGCTGAGCGTTTCGGGGGGCGAAATATGATACGGGCGGAACCTCTGGACAAGCCGCTCACACCGTCAAAGGAACGTCTGCGCCTGTGGCTGCGGTTTCTCAAAACGACACGCACAATCGAGGCGACACTGCGCGAGAATTTGCGCCGCGAATTTGCAACAACGCTGCCCCGCTTTGACGTAATGGCCGCCCTGTCACGCTATGACGAGGGGCTCAAGATGAGCCAGCTTTCGGGCGTGCTGCGTGTGTCCAACGGTAATGTAACGGGCATTGTTGACCGGCTGGCCGATGATGGCCTGCTGGTGCGTGTGCCGGTGCCTGGTGACAGGCGCGCCTCGCTGGTGCGGCTGACAAAGCGCGGCACACAGGAGTTCGCCCGTCAGGCCGCAGCGCATGAGGCGTGGATCAATGAAATGCTGGGCGAGTTTCCGGCGGAGGAGGCGCATCACATTGCTGCGCGCCTCGAACAGCTTGGCACCAGTCTGGATGAGGAAATAAAATGACAATGCGCACCAATGTTGAACACTTCAAATGCGAGATTGTGGACGGGATTGCGACCATCGCACTGGACCGGCCAGAGCGCAAAAATCCGCTGACTTTTGAAAGCTATGCCGAGATGCGCGACTGGTTCCGTGATCTGCATTATGCCGATGATGTAAAAGCAGTAGTGTTTGCCTCGAACGGGGGTAACTTCAGTTCGGGCGGGGATGTGCATGATATCATCGGGCCGCTCACAAAAATGTCGATGAAAGAACTGTTGGCATTCACGCGGATGACCGGTGATCTGGTCAAAGCGATGGTAAATTGTGGCAAGCCGATGATCGCGGCAATCGACGGCATTTGTGTGGGGGCAGGGGCCATCATCGCCATGGCCGCCGATCTGCGCATTGCCACGCCCGAGGCTAAGGTCGCATTTTTGTTCACACGCGTTGGCCTTGCGGGGTGTGATATGGGCGCTTGTGCGATTTTGCCGCGCATCATCGGGCAGGGCCGCACGGCCGAGCTTTTGTACACAGGTCGCGCAATGAGCGCGGACGAGGGGCACGCTTGGGGCTTTCATAACAAGCTGGTCGCGGCGGATGATCTAACGGAGGAGGCGCATGCACTGGCGACACGCATCGCCGCGGGCCCGAATTTCGGCAACATGATGACCAAAACGATGCTGGCGCAGGAATGGTCAATGTCGATCGAACAGGCGATCGAGGCGGAGGCGCAGGCGCAAGCGATCTGCATGCAGACCGTGGATTTCGAACGGGCCTACAACGCCTTTGTTGCTAAAGAAAAACCAGTGTTCGAGGGTAACTGATGGCCGATAAATCATTCCTCACATGGCCCTTCTTCGAGGAGCGTCACCGCACACTTGCCGCTGGTCTGGATGATTGGGCCGGTGAGCATCTGGGGCAGATCGATCACAGTGATACCGATCAGGCCTGCCGTGATCTGGTGGCTGCGCTGGGGCAGGGGGGCTGGCTGAACCATGCGGCTGTTGATCCTGCGGGCGTTGACGGCCTCGATGTGCGCAGCCTGTGCCTGATCCGCGAGACATTGGCGCGGCACGACGGTCTGGCCGATTTCGCCTTTGCCATGCAAGGGCTGGGCACGGGGGCAATTTCGCTGTTTGGATCTGACGCCCAAAAAGCGGAATGGTTGCCGCAGGTGCGCAGCGGAACAGCAATTTCGGCTTTTGCGCTGACAGAGCCGCAATCAGGCTCTGATGTGGCCAATTCGACGATGACTGCCGCGCGCGATGGTGACAGCTTTGTGCTGAACGGTGAAAAAACATGGATCAGCAATGGCGGGATCGCGGATGTCTATACCGTCTTTGCCCGCACGGGCGAGGGGGAAGGCGCGCGGGGGCTTTCGGCGTTTGTCGTTCCTGCGGATACCCCGGGCCTTGAGGTGGTGGAGCGGTTGGAGACGATTGCGCCGCATCCGCTTGCGACCCTGCGGTTCAGCGATTGTCGCGTGCCCGCAGCCGCCCTTATCGGAGAGAGGGGTGCGGGTTTCAGAATTGCGATGTCGGTACTGGATGTCTTCCGCTCGACCGTGGCTGCGGCTGCTCTTGGATTTGCGCGCCGCGCATTGGACGAGGCGCTGACCCGTGTTACCACACGCCATGTGCAGGGTGCGCCGCTGTTTGATTTACAGATGGTACAGGGGCACATTGCCGACATGGCCGTTGATGTCGATGCTTCCGCGCTTTTGATTTATCGGGCTGCATGGGCCAAGGACAATGGCGCGCCGCGTGTCACCCGCGAGGCGGCAATGGCAAAACTGTTTTCGACCGATCAGGCGCAAAAAGTGATCGACCGCGCCGTGCAGTTGCATGGTGGTGACGGGGTCCGCTCCGGCCAGACCGTCGAAAAGCTCTACCGTGAAATCCGTGCCTTGCGCATCTACGAGGGGGCTTCTGACGTGCAGCGGGTCATCATTGCACGGCAAACATTGGGGCAATAAATCATGACAATCGCCAGCGCGCACACCGATACTTTCGCCCGCGATAACCTGCCGCCGCAGGAAAGCTGGCCCGTCTTCAATCTGGATGCGTTCCCCTACCCCGAGCGATTGAATGCCGCGGTAGAGTTGACAGATGCAATGGTTGCAAAGGGGTTCGGCGATCATACCGCGCTGATCGGCAACGGGCGACAGCGCACGTATAAGGAACTCACCGACTGGACAAACAAGCTTGCGCATGTGCTGGTCGAGGATATGGGCGTGCAGCCCGGCAATCGTGTGCTGATCCGGTCTGCCAATAATCCCGCGATGGTCGCCTGTTGGTTGGCCGCGACCAAGGTGGGGGCGGTTGTCATCAACTCGATGCCGATGCTGCGCGCTGGCGAATTGGGCAAATATGTTGATAAAGCGCAGATCGAATTTGCCCTCTGCGATACGCGTCTAATGGAAGAAATGGAGATTTGCGCCGCCGCTAACCCGACGCTCAAGCGGGTGATGGGATTTGACGGCACGTGCAACCACGATGCAGAGTTGGACAGGCTGGCGCTGGAAAAATCGGTCCGGTTTACCTCTGTGCAAACCTCGCGTGATGATGTGGCACTTCTGGGCTTTACCTCAGGCTCGACCGGCGATCCAAAAGCGACGATGCATTTCCACCGCGATCTGCTGATCATCGCGGATGGCTACGCCCGCGAGGTGTTGGGTGTCACGCCTGATGATGTGTTCGTTGGCTCGCCGCCGCTGGCGTTTACCTTCGGCCTTGGCGGACTGGCCATTTTTCCGCTGCGGTTCGGCGCGGCCGCGACCCTGCTCGAAACGGCATCGCCTCCCAATATGATCGAGATTATCCAGAAGTACCGTGCCACGGTTTGCTTCACTGCGCCCACTGCCTACCGTGCGATGCTGCGGGCGATGGAGGAGGGCGCGGATCTGTCGTCCCTGCGTGCCGCTGTTTCAGCGGGCGAGACGCTGCCCGCGCCTGTCTATGACGAATGGATTGCCAAAACGGGCAAGCCGATGCTTGACGGGATCGGGGCGACGGAGATGCTGCATATTTTTATCTCCAACCGTTTCGACGATCACCGTCCTGCGTGTACCGGCAAACCCGTCAGCGGATACGAGGCCAAGGTCGTTGGGCCCGACGGTGCGGAACTGCCTCATGGGACGGCGGGGCGTCTGGCTGTGCGCGGACCTACCGGCTGCCGCTATCTGGGTGGACAGCGTCAGGATGAATATGTGCAGGATGGTTGGAACATTTCCGGCGATACATTTGTGCAGGCCGAAGACGGGTATTTCCATTTCGCGGCACGCAACGACGATATGATCGTCTCAGCGGGCTATAACATCGCTGGGCCGGAGGTTGAGGCGGCACTGTTGGCGCATGGCGATGTAGCGGAATGCGCTGTCATCGCGGCGCCGCATGCCGAGCGTGGGATCATCGTCGAGGCGCATGTGGTGTTATCACAGGGGGTCGCGGCAACGCCTGCACAGGAAAAGCTGCTTCAGGATCATGTGAAATCGGTCATTGCACCCTATAAATATCCGCGCAGTATTGTGTTCACTGCAGCACTGCCAAAAACACCCACCGGAAAAATCCAGCGCTTCATGCTCGTGCCGGGGGGCGCATCCAAATCGCCCGACTGAACCGGGCGTAGAATACGACACCGAACCAAGGGCACAACGCCCACACGATAACCAACAAACGGGAGAGACTCATGAAACTGAAATCACTCATTTTGTCCGCAGCACTCGCGGCGCTTGCCTCTGGTGCATCCGCCGAGGGCGAAGGCATCAAGGTCGGCATGATCACCACGCTGTCGGGCGGCGGTGCCGGTTTGGGCATCGACGTGCGCGACGGCTTTATGCTCGCGATTGCGCAATCAGGCCGCGAGGATATTGATGTGGTCATCGAGGACGACCAGCAAAAACCCGACATCGCGGTCCAGATCGCCGACAAGATGATCCAGTCGGAAAAGGTTGATGTAATGACCGGTATCATCTGGTCGAACCTCGCAATGGCAGTGGTGCCGTCTGCGGTCGCACAGGGAAAATTCTATCTGTCGCCGAATGCGGGCCCCTCCGCGCTCGCCGGTGCGGGTTGCAACGAGAATTACTTCAACGTCGCATGGCAGAACGACAACCTGCATGAAGCGGCAGGCGCCTATGCCACCGGCGCGGGCTACACCAACAGCTTCATCCTTGCGCCAAACTATCCCGCCGGTCAGGACGCGCTGACGGGGTACAAGCGGATGTACACGGGCGAGTTGTCGGGCGAGATATTCACAACGCTGGGCCAGACCGACTATGCTGCCGAGATTGCGCAAATCCGCGCCTCGGGGGCCGATAACGTCTATTTCTTCCTGCCCGGCGGCATGGGGATTTCCTTCCTCAAGCAATATGCGGACAGTGGTGTCGATATCCCGCTCGTCGGTCCTGCGTTCTCTTTCGATCAGGGGATTTTACAGGCGGTTGGCGATGCTGCACTTGGTGTGGTGAACACCAGCCAGTGGAACAAGGACATTGATAACGCCACCAACAAAGCCTTTGTAGAGACGTTTCAGGCCGAATATGGCCGCTTGCCATCGCTTTACGCCAGTCAGGGTTTTGACACGGCAAATCTGCTGATTTCCGCGCTGGACGTGGCACAGCCTTCTGACGCGGAGGCATTCCGTGCCGCACTGAAAGCTGCGAATTTTGACAGTACCCG includes the following:
- the repB gene encoding plasmid partitioning protein RepB codes for the protein MARKGILGGDIPAKTERRKPVEAPHQPRGAVGALQSSLTKLQENAVQEIDASLIDDAGIEDRLGVDSAAQTQLRESLKAYGQQVPVLLRPHAKKPGRFEIVYGRRRLKALRDLGIPVKAMIRQLDDHALVMAQGQENTARQDLSFIEKASFAAQLAAQNYERQTIADALSIDLPMVSRMLKVGTAFPLPFLRQIGSAPGIGRDRWMALAKALEDNNSRGHTTALMNTPEFGALGSDARFEAVFERAARVTPAAPRITPKPRTLRGINGKALADIKSTSKGVTLTISAKGAEGFDTWVDGNAETLLQELHDRWQQQRRED
- the repC gene encoding plasmid replication protein RepC, with translation MLIVFRENPMKHSHQTSFGRHISAVPIKPKSVVSDAMVESAEQWDKWHLLTALTQAAEEFGLTHRSIAVLRALLSFHPTRAIGITPHSAIVFPANNTLSQRLGGMPESTLRRHLATLVSTGIVSRRDSANRKRFARAASGGTRLAFGFDLSPLARLATDIMAASEAAQARRTHLQTLRAELAALRQEAIDHSGPDTMTDTAFKLLRRKPDEKTLKAAISDLQIRADTIKTSAADAQNERHIQPESKIYSKLEQQLDQCNTTQEPSFEAVVGSCTEYLSFFPEPVRNWHDLSRVAYALGPMMGIDRPTLEQASRQMGQRHAIVAVLCILENLERIGNPGGYLMRLVQQSREGQLDLATLLNQRTLLK
- a CDS encoding RidA family protein, which encodes MIERIEPGQRSSKIVKYNGVAYLTGQVAEGDTIQDQVRACLAKIDALLVEAGSSREHILRVTIWLADMKDFAGLNEVWNAWVPAGHAPTRACGEAKLARPELKVEFIVEAAYL
- a CDS encoding bifunctional salicylyl-CoA 5-hydroxylase/oxidoreductase, whose amino-acid sequence is MRIACLGGGPAGLYFAISTKLRTPDAEVVVFERNKPDDTFGWGVVLSDETLANLEANDPVSASEIRANFAYWDDIALLHKGQKLVSSGHGFCGIGRKTMLIILYKRAQELGVDLRFETEVGKASDYMSEFDVVVACDGLNSKTRMEFKETFKPDIDTRLCQFVWLGTRQKFDDAFTFIFEETEKGWIWVHAYQFDADTATFIVECSQSTFDAYGFGEMSQQESIAVCEEIFKDHLGGHSLMTNANHVRGSAWIRFPRVLCEKWSHKNVVLLGDASATAHFSIGSGTKLALESAIALAEDIATQPTLDAAFANYEDKRRMEVLRLQSAARNSVEWFEDVERYVHLDPVQLNYSMLTRSQRISHENLRARDPAWLASAEEWFMTQAGGTSNGPARAPMFAPFRLRDMHLKNRIVVSPMAQYKAVEGAPTDWHLIHYGERAKGGAALVYTEMTCVSAQGRITPGCPGLYAPEHRDAWARLNTFIHAETEAKTCCQIGHAGRKGSTRIGWEGMDQPLAQGNWPLLSASPIPWSDQNAVPKAMDRDDMDAVKAEFVTAAHMAQEAGFDMIELHAAHGYLISSFISPLSNNRNDEYGGSLENRMRYPLEVFAAMRAVWPAAKPMSVRISASDWAGDDGVTADEAVQIAALFEAAGADIIDVSAGQTSTSAKPVYGRMFQTPFSDRIRNEAGIKTMAVGNIYEADHVNSILMAGRADLVCIGRPHLADPYWTFHAAAAVGDRHEVWPLPYDAGRDQAWRLADREAEVAGRV
- a CDS encoding SDR family NAD(P)-dependent oxidoreductase — protein: MSRVLVTGGGSGIGRAVALDFAAQGHDVTIAGRRMDALEETAQGTKMNCHAVDITDEAAVRALFDTPFDIVVANAGTGAAMRVADTPLDVWQNTLAVNLTGVFLTFREALRGMGQGGRLIALASTASLKGGANIAAYAAAKHGVLGLVRSLAIEVARDGITCNAVCPGFVDTEMGQAAVTGVMERLDTPRDKAERMVVSGNPMRRMITTDEVTAAVRFLASPEASMVNGHALSVSGGEI
- a CDS encoding MarR family winged helix-turn-helix transcriptional regulator, which encodes MIRAEPLDKPLTPSKERLRLWLRFLKTTRTIEATLRENLRREFATTLPRFDVMAALSRYDEGLKMSQLSGVLRVSNGNVTGIVDRLADDGLLVRVPVPGDRRASLVRLTKRGTQEFARQAAAHEAWINEMLGEFPAEEAHHIAARLEQLGTSLDEEIK
- a CDS encoding enoyl-CoA hydratase family protein, whose translation is MRTNVEHFKCEIVDGIATIALDRPERKNPLTFESYAEMRDWFRDLHYADDVKAVVFASNGGNFSSGGDVHDIIGPLTKMSMKELLAFTRMTGDLVKAMVNCGKPMIAAIDGICVGAGAIIAMAADLRIATPEAKVAFLFTRVGLAGCDMGACAILPRIIGQGRTAELLYTGRAMSADEGHAWGFHNKLVAADDLTEEAHALATRIAAGPNFGNMMTKTMLAQEWSMSIEQAIEAEAQAQAICMQTVDFERAYNAFVAKEKPVFEGN
- a CDS encoding acyl-CoA dehydrogenase family protein gives rise to the protein MADKSFLTWPFFEERHRTLAAGLDDWAGEHLGQIDHSDTDQACRDLVAALGQGGWLNHAAVDPAGVDGLDVRSLCLIRETLARHDGLADFAFAMQGLGTGAISLFGSDAQKAEWLPQVRSGTAISAFALTEPQSGSDVANSTMTAARDGDSFVLNGEKTWISNGGIADVYTVFARTGEGEGARGLSAFVVPADTPGLEVVERLETIAPHPLATLRFSDCRVPAAALIGERGAGFRIAMSVLDVFRSTVAAAALGFARRALDEALTRVTTRHVQGAPLFDLQMVQGHIADMAVDVDASALLIYRAAWAKDNGAPRVTREAAMAKLFSTDQAQKVIDRAVQLHGGDGVRSGQTVEKLYREIRALRIYEGASDVQRVIIARQTLGQ
- a CDS encoding AMP-binding protein; the encoded protein is MTIASAHTDTFARDNLPPQESWPVFNLDAFPYPERLNAAVELTDAMVAKGFGDHTALIGNGRQRTYKELTDWTNKLAHVLVEDMGVQPGNRVLIRSANNPAMVACWLAATKVGAVVINSMPMLRAGELGKYVDKAQIEFALCDTRLMEEMEICAAANPTLKRVMGFDGTCNHDAELDRLALEKSVRFTSVQTSRDDVALLGFTSGSTGDPKATMHFHRDLLIIADGYAREVLGVTPDDVFVGSPPLAFTFGLGGLAIFPLRFGAAATLLETASPPNMIEIIQKYRATVCFTAPTAYRAMLRAMEEGADLSSLRAAVSAGETLPAPVYDEWIAKTGKPMLDGIGATEMLHIFISNRFDDHRPACTGKPVSGYEAKVVGPDGAELPHGTAGRLAVRGPTGCRYLGGQRQDEYVQDGWNISGDTFVQAEDGYFHFAARNDDMIVSAGYNIAGPEVEAALLAHGDVAECAVIAAPHAERGIIVEAHVVLSQGVAATPAQEKLLQDHVKSVIAPYKYPRSIVFTAALPKTPTGKIQRFMLVPGGASKSPD
- a CDS encoding ABC transporter substrate-binding protein, which encodes MKLKSLILSAALAALASGASAEGEGIKVGMITTLSGGGAGLGIDVRDGFMLAIAQSGREDIDVVIEDDQQKPDIAVQIADKMIQSEKVDVMTGIIWSNLAMAVVPSAVAQGKFYLSPNAGPSALAGAGCNENYFNVAWQNDNLHEAAGAYATGAGYTNSFILAPNYPAGQDALTGYKRMYTGELSGEIFTTLGQTDYAAEIAQIRASGADNVYFFLPGGMGISFLKQYADSGVDIPLVGPAFSFDQGILQAVGDAALGVVNTSQWNKDIDNATNKAFVETFQAEYGRLPSLYASQGFDTANLLISALDVAQPSDAEAFRAALKAANFDSTRGAFKFGNNNHPIQNIYAREVIKEGDVYTNKIIGVALENHGDAYAADCKM